From the genome of Ziziphus jujuba cultivar Dongzao chromosome 6, ASM3175591v1, one region includes:
- the LOC107434879 gene encoding uncharacterized protein LOC107434879 has product MQSPCIREASKALIHGCCAAPFVGLPDSHSSHSPDPTQSVWVAGSDHHFALATASTLPPNSQFTNHESLPSLLESFSKFIRAYPQYSETHLADQIRSQQYYHLTISNHVCLDYVGHGLFSFSQQHRKHFSSSTASFASSSSAPPPPPPIVQYSSEPNFFDISYKSVNLKSQLLHGGKDSEIEMKVRSRIMEFMNVSEDDYTMVFTANQSSALKLLADSYPFQTNRNLLTVYDYKNEAVEVMIESSKKRGARVMAAEYSWPNMRIQSRKLRKMVVHKRNTRKRGLFVFPLQSRMTGARYPYLWMSIARENGWHVLLDACSLGPKDMETLGLALFRPDFLICSFFKIFGENPSGFGCLFVKKTIVSLLTDSTSSTSIGIVSLLPTSTLLPSHFPQESSTTEDKETEQKWNFDSDGLAVSNIEEVSLEKRETSFSELVESKTIPFESDQTKNKSVGGNSEIEFRGLDHADSLGLILISSRVKYLINWLVNALISLQHPHAENGPPLIRIYGPKIRPDRGPSVAFNVFDWKGEKIDPALVQKLADRNNISLSYGFLQHIWFSDKNEEERETKIERFTAETKGIGVSNKSRAEYHSGGISAVTATLGMLTNFEDIYRLWVFVSRFLDADFVEKERWRYLALNQRKIEV; this is encoded by the coding sequence atgcAATCACCTTGCATTAGAGAAGCCTCAAAAGCTCTCATTCATGGTTGCTGTGCAGCACCTTTTGTCGGCCTTCCAGACTCTCATAGTTCTCACTCTCCAGATCCCACGCAGAGTGTTTGGGTAGCAGGTTCTGACCACCATTTTGCTCTTGCCACAGCTTCCACTCTTCCGCCAAACTCCCAATTCACAAACCATGAATCTCTTCCTTCTTTGCTTGAATCTTTTTCCAAATTCATTCGAGCTTATCCACAATACTCTGAGACTCATCTGGCTGATCAAATCCGATCCCAACAATATTACCATCTCACCATCTCTAACCATGTTTGTCTAGATTATGTCGGTCATggccttttctctttttctcagCAGCACCGGAAACATTTTTCATCATCAACAGCTTCTTTTGCTTCATCATCTTCTGCTCCTCCTCCGCCTCCTCCAATTGTCCAATATTCATCTGAACCTAATTTTTTCGATATTTCCTACAAGTCTGTGAACTTGAAATCTCAGTTACTTCATGGTGGGAAAGACTCAGAGATCGAGATGAAAGTGAGAAGCAGAATTATGGAGTTTATGAACGTCTCAGAAGATGATTACACCATGGTATTTACTGCTAATCAATCATCTGCTTTGAAACTTTTGGCCGATTCTTATCCGTTTCAGACTAACAGAAATCTACTAACAGTTTATGATTATAAGAATGAGGCAGTGGAAGTGATGATTGAGAGCTCTAAGAAAAGAGGAGCAAGAGTCATGGCGGCTGAGTATTCATGGCCCAATATGAGAATCCAATCGAGGAAATTAAGAAAGATGGTGGTTCATAAGAGGAACACGAGAAAAAGAGGACTGTTTGTTTTTCCTCTTCAGTCTAGAATGACTGGAGCTCGGTATCCATATCTATGGATGAGCATAGCTAGGGAAAATGGCTGGCATGTCTTGCTTGACGCTTGTTCACTAGGACCTAAGGACATGGAAACCTTGGGACTTGCTCTGTTCAGGCCTGACTTTCTCATTtgctcatttttcaaaatttttggagAGAACCCATCTGGGTTTGGGTGTTTGTTTGTCAAGAAAACCATTGTTTCTCTCTTAACGGATTCAACTTCTTCTACTAGTATTGGTATAGTGAGCCTTCTCCCAACATCAACACTATTACCATCTCATTTCCCTCAAGAATCATCAACAACTGAAGACAAAGAAACTGAACAAAAATGGAACTTCGATTCAGATGGTTTGGCCGTGTCTAACATTGAAGAAGTGTCAttggagaaaagggaaacttcATTCTCAGAACTAGTGGAGTCAAAGACAATACCTTTTGAATCTGACCAAACCAAGAACAAAAGTGTTGGTGGAAACTCAGAGATTGAATTCAGGGGTTTGGATCATGCAGATTCGTTGGGTCTTATACTGATTAGTAGCAGAGTTAAATACTTGATCAACTGGCTGGTGAATGCATTAATAAGTCTTCAACATCCACATGCTGAAAATGGCCCTCCTCTAATCAGAATCTATGGACCAAAGATAAGACCAGACAGAGGACCAAGTGTTGCTTTCAATGTGTTTGATTGGAAAGGAGAAAAGATTGATCCTGCACTTGTACAGAAGCTAGCAGATCGAAATAATATATCTCTAAGCTATGGATTTTTGCAACACATCTGGTTTTCAGACAAGAATGAAGAAGAGAGGGAGACAAAAATAGAGAGATTTACAGCTGAGACAAAAGGAATTGGAGTGTCGAACAAAAGCAGAGCTGAATATCATTCAGGTGGGATATCTGCAGTCACAGCTACCCTGGGGATGCTGACAAACTTTGAAGACATTTATAGGCTATGGGTTTTTGTTTCCAGGTTTCTAGATGCAGATTTTGTGGAGAAAGAAAGGTGGAGATACTTGGCTCTCAaccaaagaaaaattgaagtttgA